The DNA sequence CAcacacatacacctgtaaatgaGCATGGTGTGGACACATATGTATGTAGGGTGACAAACTTTATGCCCAGTGACCAGGCATTTATAACCAGTTGAATGTCAATTGTTTGGTGCCAAAAAGAgcagaaataaatgtattctgTTTCCTTCTCTCTTTGGAACAGGACATCATCGCTGAGGTGGAATTCGGGGACCAAAGAAAGAATGTTGATTAAAGTGACAGACCGTGAGCCCAGTTTCCTGATGCAACAAGGCAATGGCTACACTATAGACAACCCACAAGGGACCCGTTCCAGGAAGGTCTCAGGAGGGCAGCCGTCTCCCATTATCCACACCTTCTCTGCTGATTCGGATAATACCGTCTTCTTCCCTGAGAGGAAGCCCTCGCCGTATATGAAAAGGGCGGATCATGTTGGGGGCTGCTCTCCTTTACTTGGAAGAGGGGATTCTTTCTGTTCCCTACAGTCCCAGCATAGAAAGCACTCCAGTGAGTCTCAGCCTTCTTCTCCCCGTTACGCTTATGAGCCTCCGCTTTATGAAGAACCTCCCATGGAATACCAGTCCCCAATCTATGATGAGCCCCCAATGGAGATGCAGTATGATGCCAGTGGGAATTACAGAGTCATGTCCCCACAGAAGTCACCTATTCGCAAGCCACATACATATCTGCAGTCTCCCAAGCAATCTTCCAACTCTCCCTACCAGCAACTAGTCCTGACCAAACAGAAATGCTCGGACAGGTTTATGAGCCTGGATTATAGCCCTGCTGGAAAGGAATATGTGAGGCAACTTGTCTATGTGGAACAGTCTGGCTCAAGCCCAAAGATGAAAACAAGTGTAAGACATAAATACACCCCAAATACAATGGGGGGCTCTTACTCCTTGCAGCACAACCCTCCCTATATGAGGGAGCAGCGACTAGAGGTGAAATCTGGAGATTACAGTAGCATGGAAGGTTCTGATGTGCGACACAACCAGCCACAACATCATGGAGACGATTCCATGTCTTGGTCCAGTCAGCAGGACACCATGTCTTCCACTGGATACTCCCCAAACACAAGGAAAAGGAAAAGCAGAAAACCTTCATTGTCCTTGGAACCCAATACCGTTCCTTGTGAAGTGTCTGGAGAAAGGGAGACATATAGTGAGCAAGGAATGGCTGAAGAAAGACCTTCATCCATGCCCAACAGACCTTTGATGTGTAGGACAGAGAGCAGGTCATCAGAATCAGACATGTGCCGCAATTCCCCGGAAGCTTTCCTGGCCCAAGCCAGATTAGCCTGGGAAGCTCAGCAAGCCCATTTCCACATGAAACAGAGGAGCAGCTGGGACTCACAGAAAGATGGCTCTGGCTATGAGAGTGATGGTGCCGTGCCTTTGCCCATGCCAGGCCCTGTTGTTAGAGCATTCAGTGAGGACGAGGCACTTGCACAACAGGACAGCAAACACTGGAAGAGGAGTAACTTTGAGAAGCTGGGGTTCCCTCAGATACTACTGGAGAAAAGTGTGTCAGTTCAGACCAACCTGGCATCTCCTGAGCCATATTTGCACCCCTCTCAGGTAATGTTCCAGCCCCTATAGGGAAGCACTTTATTATAGGCTTTATTTTAACGTATAGTTTGTAGAAAAGTTCTTCCATCCAGAAAgccatatttatttgcatatgtatgtCTTTAATCTTGTTACCATGTGGGGTGGAGGGATCAGTATATAAAGTGCCTGTACAGACCCCGGGGGGGAGAGGAATCGGACTGAAATCAGAGAACAAGTACCGTGTCTTTATTCTGTGTCTGGGAACTATAAATTACCAACAGATCGTATTGCCCCAATGATCTATTAAATGGCTGAGAATTTACTAGTGCTGCCTGTCTAAATGGAACACCTGAGCCCACAGTTGCCCTCTTTAACGTTTCACATTTCTCCAGTGCCAAGTAGGCCTGGCAGATGGTATAAGGGTGCCATGTGTAGCTCCTAGGCACAGTACCAATGAATGCCCCCGGGAGCTGGGTACTGCCACCAGCACAGTAATGTCAGCACCATGCAGTCTGTCAGCCTGTGCCTTATTATCTTTATATAGGAATGTGCTGCAGCCAGGTGGAATATTGCCCTGAATTAGTGCCCCAGGGAATGGGGCAAGTAACAGTGGAACTACCAAGCACTTTTGAGTGAGTGGTTTAGATTGGAATGCCATTAGCTCTCGCCTACGGATAGAGGTCTGGGCACACATACTTAGGAGGGGGGTCATGTTATGTATAGTTTGCCTGAGGAGAGGCATGTATACCATCCCTAAGGAGGTCTGGCTATGCATAGTTGCCAAAGATTTTTTCTGGGCATCAGCTTTTGCCTAAACTATGAAATTCTAATTCTGTGGTAGGCTAAGGAGAGGGGTCTTGGCATGCATTCTGTGCTTAGGGGGAGACGTCTGGGCAACGGGCATGCATGCTGGGCCTACAGACTGGGGTCTTGACGTGCAAACGGGAATGCATACTCTGTCTGTTGAGAAGAGGGGACCCAGGAGTGCAGGAGTGGATTCTGGGAATGCATACTGTGGCAGAGGAGAGGGGACCCATAAGTACaggagaggattctgggaatgcGTACTGCAGCAGAGGAGAGGCAGGAGGGAGACCAAGGAAACACATAAGAATAAATGCGGGCTAGTAAATTGCCTGTATGGGCCCTGAAATCTGACTCTTGTATATAGAAGGATAAGACATCTGCACCCAACAAGACAATCTCTctcaaaacatttttctctttcattGCCATTTTTGTCCCCTGTGTTAATAAATCTCCAGTCAGCCTGGTGCCATCTGATTCACACAGCCTCCAGCTCCTGCCTGCTGTCCTCCTGCCCACATATCTCTGCAGAACATCACTGGGCCACAAGCTGTGAGAGACTCAAGGGGAAAGGGAATGTGCACAAATGATTATTTCAGGAAGTGTCCATGAGAgaagtcaccccccccccctttttgaaTGATTAACGGTCACTAGGCCAGAAAACAATTATCCCTCATTGGGGGATCAGCCCACAAGCAGCAATGATAGCACAGGGGCAACTGTCACCTAGTTACTGAGGCTGATCAAAGACACTGGGCCTTCAGGTTTAACCACAGCTTTATTGATCTCACTGTGTTACAGGTACCAATACATGACCCTAGTCCTCCAGGCCCCAGTGTAGGGTCTGTTGTGTGTACAAAGGCACCATCCCACCCTGCATCTGGCGACCTTCATCCTCCCAATGTAACATCACTTGGCCAATGAGCTGTCACTTAGCCTGGGTATCTAATGGCTGAAAGTCTACGTAGCAGACCCTTTAGTTAGGCGTTAGTTGGAGGGGCAGCTTGACAGTGTTCAGAGAGGGACTTTGGGTTCAGATGGAGAAAGTTTCTGTGGACTCGGATGAATCATTGTGGACCCACTGAACAGTCCTGTAGTGGGTAAATGTAGTGTGGAGTTTGGTTTTATGTATAATAACTCCAGATATGCCTTGGAGGTGGGAGTAGTTCCTTAATCATGGCACTGGTTCTCAGAGCTTTCCATTTAATGATGTGCAAGAGAATCGCCCCCGCATGGGATATCCATTAGCTTGTGTCGCCAGATTATATATTCTCTATTCTCTACTGATGCCGAGCCTGATTGCTTCTCCATCCTGCTGCATTACATGGAAATGTGCCTCTAACAGAGCGTGACCAAGTCTGCACTGTCACATTCAATGGCCAattcctctttaaagggaaatgATTTCTTATGGCTGCACAATGAGATTGCCCCATAGGTGCAACGTAGGGCACAATCAGGAGAAACATCTTTGTTATAGGCTAAATGACACATATTATCTCTAGGGTTGTCAGTTCTAAAGAAGAACAATAGAAGCTGTATAATTAAATCTTAATCATGTATATATCATTACAATATACCTTGTCTCAGTTCTACaatcttgccctagtgtctctGTCTTGTCTGTCTTTCCACCATGTCTATCTTGCCATAATGTCTCCTTCTTGACCTACTGTCCCACCCATGTCCTCAAGTGTCCATGTAGCCCTACTGCCTCTatcttttttaaaggtttttttttaaatgtacctaCTGCCTCTCTTATCTATTAGTTCTCTCCATCTCAagctactgtcttcatcttgtctttttattttcacCTTGTCTCAGTTCCACCATCTTGCTCTGCTATCTATATCTTGCCCTGTTCTTTCCATCTCAATCTTCATCTCGTCTTTCTATTTTCACCTTGTCTCAGTtccaccatcttgctctactgtctctatcttgccctgttCTCTCCATCTCAATCTTCATTTTGTCTTTCTATTTTCACCTTGTCTCAGTTCTCCTATCTTGCTCtgttgtctctatcttgccctgttCTCTCCATCTCAATCTTCATCTTGTCTTTCTATTTTCACCTTGTCTCAGTTCTCCtatcttgctctattgtctctatcttgccctgttCTCTCCATTTCAATCTTCATCTTGTCTTTCTATTTTCACCTTGTCTCAGTTCCACCATCTTGCTCTATCTCTATTTTGCCCTGTTCTCTCCATTTCAATCTTCATCTTGTCTTTCTATTTTCACCTTGTCTCAGTTCTCCtatcttgctctattgtctcAGTTCTCCTATCTTGCTCTATTATCTCTATCTTGCCCTGTTCTCTCCATCTGAATCTTCATCTTGTCTTTCTTTTTTCACCTTGTCTCAGTTCTCCtatcttgctctattgtctcAGTTCTCCTATCTTGCTCACTTCATCTCAACCTACTGTCTTCAGTAACCCTATTTTCACCTACTCCCAGTTCCATCATTTTGCGTTAGTCTCCTACTTCCCATACTGTCTCCATGCTATTCTTCTATTTCCACCTTGATTAATatccaccatcttgccctactgtctccatcttgccctgctttcCCCATTACATcatactgtctccagcttgtccttCTATTTCCACCTTGTCCACCAGTTCCATCATCTTGTATGGACTATTCCCTACTAGATTACCTACTACTCTGCAGGGCCCTTGTATTTTTGTACTCCAAGGAATGTGTCCATATTTCTCCCCCACTGAAGGAAGTTCTAGACATAAGTCTGATGTTGTGATGTGTGGTGGTTTAGCCCAATGCCAGTATGTATGTGCAAGGTGCAAGTGACGCTGGTACATTTATCCCATGGGTACCAGGGGGCAAATGAGCCGGTGCAGTCAGTAAAGCAGGAAAGAGAGCTACTGGGCATACAAGTGGCCTTCTGGGCATACAaactaaaacataaaatgtatagTGCAGCACTACAGAAACAAGAGGAATTCTGTATAAACTGAAGTTCCATATTATTggcataaatgtttttattaaatacactttATTTAATCTGTCGGCTCCATCTGCATAAACGTCGGCAGATTAATGTACAAATGTgacattttctagtagcagtaaAAATGCTGAGTAATCCAATTAATTATCATTCCCACGGATTTATATTAACACTCTCTGGGCCCCCATCTGTCCCTCCTTGTCCTGCAGTATGAGAGCGTCATTGCCCGTATTTTCTATTCATGTGCCTTTAATTTAATATGTGGAATCACAGCCCCTTCTTCTCTCTGTATTTTCCTATAATATCCTAATTCCTTCTCATTCACCTACTTCATCCCCTCTCTCTCATTAACCATTTGGCCTAATTATTCATCTTCCATTCATGTGCTCCTCTCATTATTCCCATACTCACATGCTCCAGCATTCACATCACTTCTCATGCAAATAAATCCCATCAGCTTCTACCTTCACTGCcacaaaatataatttgcttCTGTTCATTAGTAGTTCGTCAATGTCATATCACAGGTTTTGATTCTCACACGCCCAAACCATCCTCTTCCAACCATGCTCTTTCCCCAATGTTCTTACCATTCTTATCATTCTATCCTACACATTCAAAACATTCTGTCCACAAATTCACACCATTCTATCCACACATTCCCACCATTCTATCTACACATACCCACCATTCTATTCATACATTCCCACCATCATTCTATCCCCACATTCTCACCATTTTATCCATAATTCCCACCATTCTATCCCACGCATTCAAACCATTCTATCCACACATTCCCACCATTCTATCCACATATTCTCACCATTCTATCCCCACATTCTCACCATTCTATCCACAATTCCCACCATTTTGTCACATACATTCGCACAATTTTACCCACACATTCCCATGATCCTATCCACATATTCCCACCATTCTATCCACACATTCCCACCATTTTATCCCCACATTCTCACGATTCTATCAACAATTCCCACCATTCTATCCCACACATTCAAAACATTTCCACCATTCTATCCACACATTCCCACCATTCTATCAACAATTGCAACTATTCTATCCCACACATTCAAAACATTCCCACCATTCTATCCCACACATCCAAAACATTCTATCCACAAATTCCCACCATTCTATCCACACATTCTATCTCAAATATTAATTCTTTCCTACAGATTCTTACAATTCCAAAGCTTGGTTCTGGTTTTATTCTTGTGTCACACTTTTGTTTAGACAACAGAACACCTCAAGAACAGAACATTTCTATCACTTAGACCTGATAGAAACGTCATTGCAATAAAACCCAGATTTTTTAATCAGTCAAACCGATCATAATAATTTGTGTTCTTGTTGATCATTTAATGCAACAGAGACAATAATGTGATACACTGTGTGACTGCAGTGATTGATTTACTTCTCTTCTCCCTTAGTCTGAAGACCTTGGTGCCTGTGCTCAGTTTGAGAACAGCCGGAACAATCGGAACATGATGCCAAGCTCCAGCTGTGTCTTCCCCACCTTCACCCTGAGGAAGCCTTCTTCTGAGACGGACATTGAGAACTGGGCCTCAAAACATTTCAACAAACACACCCAGGGGCTCTTCCGACGGAAAGTATCGATTGCCAACATGTTGTCGTGGAGCAGCGAGTCCATCAAGAAGCCCATGATCATGACCTCAGACCGTAACGTCAAGAAGGAGGCCTGTGAGATCTTTAAACTCATCCAGATGTATATGGGTGACCGAAGGTCCAAGTCCGACCAACTGAGCGTGGGGCTAGAGATTGCCACCAAGGGCTGGAGCATGCAGGGTCTGAGGGACGAGCTCTATATCCAGCTGTGCCGGCAGACCACTGAGAACTTTCGCTACGAGAGTCTGGCTCTGGGCTGGGAATTAATAACTATTTGTCTGGCCTTTTTCCCTCCTACCCCAAAATTTCACTCTTACCTGGAAGGATATATTTATAGGCACATGGATCCAGTGAATGACACTAAAGGTAAGAGGCCACACTTTGCATCTGTTGCTGTTTTCCCTTTCTTGGACCATTCTGGGTCTGAGTTCTTCTGGGGCCTTCACTTGGCCTCTTTTGTTTTCAGGTTATAATTACAAAATATCAAAGGTGAGAGACTATGGACAACCCACCCACAATGTGGCCAATACGTGTTATTTTCTGTTGTGAAACACAGGACGCAGTAAAGACTCACATGCTGAGTAATGCAGTTTCGATGGAGGAACCTACGAAAAGATGAATCAGGGAGAGGGTTAAAATGATAGTTTGGTGCAGTCATCAGAACTTTCCCAAACCCAGAGTGAATAAGTGAGGCTGCTGCGGGGTACTCTGGTTTTTTATaccccaaaacatacaggcagtttaTTATCTCCAATTGTGTGAAATTGATAGGGGCCTAAGATCATAATCTCTACTGGGGCAGGAACTCatgggaatgtgaaagggaccttcgattgtaagctcactggggcagagactgctgggaatgtgatagggacattagattgtaagctcactggggcagagattgATGGGAATCTGATAGggcattagattgcaagctcactggggcagagactgatgggaatgtgatagggacattggattgtaagcttactggggcagagattgatgggaatgtgatagggacattagattgtaagcttactggggcaGAGAtggatgggaatgtgataggggcattagattgtaagctcactggggtagagactgatgggaatgtgatagggaccttatattgtaagatcactggggcagagattgatgggaatgtgatagggacattagattgtaagctcaatggggcagAGATTGATGGGGATGTGATAGtggccttagattgtaaaatcactggggcagggactgatgggagtgATACTCTctgtacagagctgcagaatatgttggcactataatgATCCCTTCCCCTGTTTGTTGCAGGACTGAATGGAACTGACAGTTAGTATGATTGGCACATTGGGGCAAGGTTCTGTTGCAGTCTTCAGCTGGGTTATCTCACTAAATTGGATCTGGCCCAGCAATGCTAGCACTGATTTGATGGTTGGACAAACCTTGCCTCTTAAATGATCAGTATCCTTATATTGTacaggagggggtactttattatcaCGTGTGTGTGTAATGGATCACGTGTATGTGTGGGTAATGGATCATGTGTGCGTGTAATGGATCACATGTATGTAATGGATCACGTGTGTGTAATGGATCACTTGTGTGTGTAATGGATCACGTGTGTGTAATGGATCACTTGTGTGTGTGAAGAATCACGTGTGTGTAATGGATCacgtgtatgtgtatgtaatggATCACGTGTGTGTAATGGATCGTGTGTATGTAATGGATCACGTGTGTGCTTGTAATGGATCacgtgtatgtgtatgtaatggATCACGTGTGTGTAATGGATCATGTGTGTAATGGATCACATGTGTAATGGATCACGTGTGTGTAATGGATCATGTGTGTGTATTGGatcacatgtgtgtgtgtaatggatcatgtgtgtgtgtttgcagtaGCAGTGTGCTAGTAAGACTGTTGCAGTGACAAGTGAGTGTGTATATGAATGTGACTCAGTGGAATTCCATTTTCTAATCTGGGCCCCTGTGATTATGGGGAGGGGGGTTCATTGTACTACTGGAGCTGAGAGTTTTGGGGGATTAAAGCAACGTGGGTTAGTGTGGATTAGTGTGAGAGGGGCCGGAATGTAATTAGGGAGGTGCATTGAGCAGACTGTGATATTCTATAGAGGGAGCTCAGAATACAATGGCAACTGGATTGACTGGTTTTGCCAAGATGCTGCGCTTATTAATTAGATCCCGGGGCCCCAGTGTGACTGGTGAGAATAATACTGTGTGTGGCATGTGATGTGGCACGTGGGCATTTATCCCATTACACTGCACTATGTTATTATACCTGTCCCTAAACATGATTGGATGAGAACTACCAGATCCACCCAAGGACCTTGCTGTACATTATACATAGATCTATTATATAGACACATTATAGTGTATCGTGCAGTAGAGGGTTGGTTGGGGTGTATTAGGGTTGGTGTGTCTGGGGTACAATTTGCCCCACTCTGGGTGTGTGTTCCATTGTGTGTGttccattgtgtgtgtgttccaTTGTGTGTGTTCCATTGTGTGTGTTCCATTGTGTGTGTTCCATTGTGTGTGTTCCATTGTGTGTGTTGCTGGTGTTCATGCCTCTGTTTGTTTCCCAGTGAATCTGCACATTAAAGATCTTCTGGAAAGGAACAATAAGAAGAAATGCAAAGTCCGAAAGAAATCAAAGTCTTATATTGAAGAGCATGATGGTAGGGTCCATTCAGCTCCCCCTATAACAATTTCCAGCCTGCTCCTCTGCTCTGTGTTATTctcagctgaactacaactctccctGTGTGTGACCAGATAGCACAACATATCTACTAACCCACAGCCAGTGCTGCATTGTACTGGGGCTCAATGCTTATTGGCAGAGAAAGGCCCAAATGAGAGCCTGGTTAAGTGAGTCTTTCCCCCCACCTCAGTGTAATTCTGTTCTTCCTTCTCCCAGGCCTCTCTCTATTGCTTGGTCAGGCCCGGGGTGAAAGGTTACCCATGGTCTTTACTAACAGACCCATTTATACATTAACCATGATCATTATACAGGGCCTAGGGGAAGGGAATACAGGGACTGACAGCTCTGAATCTATTCCCCTTTCcctgcctgaccatgggaaagagaacagcccaggagcaagaAGTACAGATAATctgaattctatatttatatatctatgcaCCACCCCCTGCCTGACTATGgcaaagagaacagcccaggaacaGGAAGTATAGAGAATctgaattctatatttatatttctatataccgTCCCCTGCCTGACCATGGGAatgagaacagcccaggagcaggaagtacagataatctgaattctatatttatatttctatataccgtcccctgtctgaccatgggaatgagaacagcccaggagcaggaagtacagataATCTGAGTTCTATATCTATAGCCCTTCCACTACCTGACCACAgggaagagagcagcccagaagcaggAAGTACAGTAGTTCTGGATTACTAGGTTCAAATGAATACACTCACCCAAAGGAAGTATTCTCACGGGGCCACATTGGCATAGCTGCAGAGCATTAAAAGCAGATTAAAGCTGAAACAATGGACTGGATACTTTGTGCCTTTGGTCATAAATACAAGGACAACGCCTGGTCCTGTAACTACTAATGAGCCTCTTGTCCAAACTTGCTTCTTGCTCTTCTATTACTTTGGTTCTTAGCCATTTTCTTAACCCCTTACAAACTAACCCTTTGTTGTGTGGCCCCTCTAAGTCTCAAACAGTGGCTTTGTCACAGAATTCTCTTATTCAACTTTATTGGATGGCACTGTGCCCAAGCGTTGGTGCCCGACACTTAAACTGGCttcatctgtgtgtgtgtgtggggggggggttgttttggTCTATGTGGGGGGGGCAGTGTGATCTGTGTTCATGGTGAGgccggagtttcaggtaagtgatTTCAGTCCTCTCATTTGGCACCTCTCATCGATTggaccattccttctcctttaaaggtgaaggaaaggctaaaagtaagtaatctttatcagaaaggtctatataaatacaccagtaacccctcaaagtaatgctgctctgagtcctctgtcaaacatcacatttctttccttctattgtgtactcatgggcttctgtatcagactcctgttttcagcttaaacctccagggctagggcttgagcatgctcagtttgttcctctctctatcctcccatccctgctgttatctgagctcAGAGCCTTGAGTGAGCAGGggagactgaggcaggaagtgatgtcacactaagattaaatggcagctgctatcctaaacaaacacagacagtgtctagagctgttactcaggtatggtaaagtattctgcagaataaatatagcattctagcttgcactattgtggctaatctgttgccaataaactgtcttggtccattccttctcctttaagcagttcaCTAATAAGTGgggcagagttcccctttaaatgcaccaCAGGATATCAGCAGCGAGTTGTCCTTGTACAATGGCTGGCAGAGTTGCCCTTTAATCTTCCCACAGACTAAATCTgcccatacactataagatcctccCCAGTATTTACATCCATCTGATCTCTGATTCTCTGCTTCCTAATGTTCCACTGGCAGCTGCTACTCAGATATGAGCCCGCGAGTGTGGGCACAGGCAGGGGGCACTGAAGGGAAAACTCATTGCAGGGACCCCAGGAGTCACCCCCAGTGCAGCCAGAATGGCCAGTGCACAACAGCTGGAACCTTCTCTACTCACCAACTGTGTCACTGTCTGACTCTGTAGACTCATCTGACCTCGGACTAATTCCTATTTGCTACTAGTGGACTCAGCCTATGGGCTGCCAATCAATACAGGGGCCAGGGATTTGGGTTTATGGTACACTGATGGGCCACAccctctgtatttatatatatatatatatatatatatatatatatatatatatatatatatatatacagtatatatatatccgaGTACATCTGCACCCCTGTGTCCCTTCACAAGTTGCACCCAATTGTGTGTGTGATTTACATGCCAGTGCCGACCTGTCTCTTCCCTCTAACTGGCAGCAAATGTCATGCCTGTTAGTGATGGAGCGATTGTGCGGGGATTCTGGGAAAGaataatgcattgtgggtaaaacctCTAGGAGTTATTTAGTCCGACCGGCACAATAAATGATGTGTGTAGGGCTCCCTCTGCTGACTGGTGCCTTACACTGCATGCAATGATCCCATTAATCACATCTCACACctctctgtggggcaaattcactaagattcgtaattgcgccagcgtccgcttcgccacacttcgccaggcgtattttcgccagcgctacgcaaattcactaaaatccgaagttgcgctcagggaaggcataaggttgcgaagttgcgctagtgtttattcgccaagcaaagcgaagttacgctagcgatggttaatttgcatacggcgccaaattgaagttacaatggaggaatatgtagcatcactacacaagtctgggaaaccttcaaaacagcaaataacatttttattttgccctacacatgtgcccactgtatagttaaggtgccatgagttaggaaatgtaggggggaaggaggggagccccaaaaattttcgatctttttcagcctatcacccataaaaaaagaaaaaacaccagcgttttttgggacttagaaaattttgtaactttttttgaagcaatccctatctactctattgcgcttcgcctggtctgaggtggcgaaggaagtctagcgtaaaaggtagcgttcagaaaaatgcgcgtgtcagtgaatttgcgta is a window from the Xenopus laevis strain J_2021 chromosome 6L, Xenopus_laevis_v10.1, whole genome shotgun sequence genome containing:
- the LOC108718620 gene encoding rho GTPase-activating protein 39 isoform X2, encoding MAERLEWVEIIEPRTRECMYANLITGECVWDPPPGVRIKRTNENQWWELFDPNTSRFYYYNASTQRTVWHRPQNCDIIPLAKLQTLKQNTDSPRASTENSPGRGSNISREGSTSSSLEQEVEGGGERCADQAKANCHSAPYFVVKEETDRTSSLRWNSGTKERMLIKVTDREPSFLMQQGNGYTIDNPQGTRSRKVSGGQPSPIIHTFSADSDNTVFFPERKPSPYMKRADHVGGCSPLLGRGDSFCSLQSQHRKHSSESQPSSPRYAYEPPLYEEPPMEYQSPIYDEPPMEMQYDASGNYRVMSPQKSPIRKPHTYLQSPKQSSNSPYQQLVLTKQKCSDRFMSLDYSPAGKEYVRQLVYVEQSGSSPKMKTSVRHKYTPNTMGGSYSLQHNPPYMREQRLEVKSGDYSSMEGSDVRHNQPQHHGDDSMSWSSQQDTMSSTGYSPNTRKRKSRKPSLSLEPNTVPCEVSGERETYSEQGMAEERPSSMPNRPLMCRTESRSSESDMCRNSPEAFLAQARLAWEAQQAHFHMKQRSSWDSQKDGSGYESDGAVPLPMPGPVVRAFSEDEALAQQDSKHWKRSNFEKLGFPQILLEKSVSVQTNLASPEPYLHPSQSEDLGACAQFENSRNNRNMMPSSSCVFPTFTLRKPSSETDIENWASKHFNKHTQGLFRRKVSIANMLSWSSESIKKPMIMTSDRNVKKEACEIFKLIQMYMGDRRSKSDQLSVGLEIATKGWSMQGLRDELYIQLCRQTTENFRYESLALGWELITICLAFFPPTPKFHSYLEGYIYRHMDPVNDTKVNLHIKDLLERNNKKKCKVRKKSKSYIEEHDGVAISMYAKYCYRKLQRAALLGAKKGLNKPNIEEIKHARNAVFSPSMFSSGLQDIMSMQRDKYPDRQLPWVQTRLSEEVLALNGDQTEGIFRVPGDIDEVNALKLQVDQWKIPTGLEDPHVPASLLKLWYRELEEPLIPHEFYEQCITHYETPEAAIAVVHSLPRLNKMVLCYLIRFLQVFVQPANVTVTKMDVSNLAMVMAPNCLRCQSDDPRIIFENTRKEMSFIRVLIQHLDTSFMEGVL